ACCTAATTAAGAGTCTTAGTCACGCAAATGCTCATGCCTACTGCTCACACCCTATAAGGCactgtttagttctccacctaaaaattttcatccatcccatcgaatctttggacacatgcatggaacattaaatatagataaaaaaataaactaattgcacagtttggttgaaaatcgtgatacgaatcttttaagcttagttagtctacgattagccttaagtgctacagtaacccacatatactaatgacagattaattatgtttaatagatttgtcttgcagtttcctaacgagttatgtaatttgtttttttattagtttttaaaaacccctcacgacattcttccgacacatccgatgtgaccatctaaaaaattttcatcttcaatctaaacaggccctaaacatAAGTTTGCATACCTAGGGACGGGCTCCATCAAGTTTCGTGAGCCGTGGACTGCTAGCCTAGTAAAATTAGAAAATTACAACTCTCTGTTATGTCTATGCTTTATTCTTTGATTCTTCCCGATCAGCTTCAATACTGTTATTGGAAAAATAATTCCACCACGGTAGCCTCATATAGATAGGCGCGTTGCATTTGCGTAGAATGTTCTTGCATTACACTATCTTTTCCACAAGTAAACTGATGGCTCGATTGAGAACAATATCTTCTTCTTTGGAATACTGTAGGTACCACTTAATTGAGAGCTAAAATAATAATGTTTCAGAAATAACCGCAAAGGCTCTATTTTGACCCCAATACACGTAAATAGGATAATACAACTGTTTTCATAATCTAGGAGTTAACTGTACCCTCAGCAGACATTATGCCAATCCACAAACATAAAAAAAGTATTGCTTACTAATGCTAGATCAACAAGCTCACACAGAGTTGACGTACATTGAAGTTATAACATCCTTGAGGCTGAATGAGAGGGTATATGCGTCTTCACGCTTGTACATGAAATCCATTGTTCTTGCAACGTTGATGGCTGTCTCTAAAAGTACCATGGGACGTTTTTGCTCAAGGCAGTCttcgacgatgtccatccatgctTCTTCGATTATAATTCTAAGCTTTTCATTGGCTTCTTCTACTGTCACCCCATATTCCTTCATGCAAGTTTGCACCGTGGATGTGACATGCTCTGAAGTTTGTTCACGCTTCAAGGGATGGCGAAAAGTGCAAATAGTTAGAATGTAAACATTTCCTCTGCTTATAAAAACATTTAAAAATGAGCTAATAACATTTATAAGAAGTTTATTTATATGTGGAGAGATTTGGTAAACCTCATGTGACACGATGTCATTGCCAACACGCCCCACAATACAAGCACCTCTGATGATTTTGGGGAAGGTGAGAGCCCAATTAACATCCTCCCTAGTAGTCACGTCTCCAAGCGAAATGAGCGCAAGGTTTGTTATCTGCATGCAAACACTACTATGGGTGGAAATTTGGAGGTGTTCTTCGACACTAGTTGGTATGTAGTGTTCATCACGCCATTCAACCTCAGCATGGTAGAATTTGGCAGTGTCAATCACCTAAATAGATAAATGTCATGAGTTAAAATTAACTCAAAAAACTCATCATGTTTCCTGCCTTAATGTGATCTTTTGGAGTTCATTACCAGTCTTTTGATCAAATCAGCATGcttgtttttcataagttttaacTCCTCCTCAATCTTATTTGTAGTGTTTAATATGTTGATGAAGAGTGCTTTCAAGTATGCTGGAAGCTGTTCTGTGGTTTGTTCATCCCACCTGGCATTAGTTTTTCGAGCAAAGGTAAACTTAGGTGATGCATGAAATTTGTTCATCCTATTACTTGTGATCCAACATAATAATTCAAGAACGTATAGCTAGGCAAACCTTTGCATGGCCATGGTGAAGGTATTGCTCTCCATTGTGGTGCTATAGTTGTCATAAAGGTCATCGAGCAAGGATGCAAATACGATGAACTTTGTCATCATTATCCTTGAATATGAATAATAGGGCTCGTAAACCACTCCGAGCATCCAAAAATGTAGCTCCACCATTCTGTCCCGTGCAAAGCTCAGATATGTTTGTGATTGGAAATCTTTCCACCATCTGTACATGGGTATTATTAGTGTTGTAGCACAATGCACACTATAATAAGTTCATTATGTAAGCAATTTAGTTAAGTAATTTATATGGCAATGTTTGTTTCCTTACACTGTTATTATTATATTGTCAATTATGTAAGTAACTCACCTAAGTAAATTATTGCTACCAACATATACTAATGCGCGTGTGGAGGTTTCCTTACACTGTAAGTTCTTTCAACTCATCACAATAGATAGCTTGCAAGATGTTGTAGTCTAGTTTTGCAAATTCCAGTATGGTCCCATCCCGTGTAGCCTTTTTCTCATATACTGAGATGTAGCGCCTTGCCTCCACTCTCTTGACCCGCCTGAACCGAGGTGTCTCCAAACTGCACTGGACTTCCTCCTGTAGCTGTGGCTCCAAATTTCCCAGCAGTAGAGACTGGAGGCGGCTCTTGTTGAAAGTGATAATGTTGTCAAGTATGTCCTCCCCATGAGTTCTCAGATGCGCAGCGTCGTACAACATCAGCAAGCAACTGATATCATCACTTGTAATGTTCCCTTGCTCATCCCTAAATTTCTCAAACACATCTGCACACGTAATTGAACATTCATTCATCATGCATATGTTAACACAGCTCAAAATTTCACACTTTACATAAATACTACTTTAGCCAACACACTTTACCGTCACCAAATATCGATGAAAGGAAGCAAATACTACTTGTAGTTGATGATCTTATGTACCTGAAGAGACTCCTGAGCAAATAGAACCTCAGTGAGGTGATGTAGAGATTGCTAGAGCCTCCATCTTTGTCGTTGTAGACGTAGCAAAGCAAATCATTGATCTCCTTCTTGTAGTGGTAGTCCACCCCAATCCGTTGAAGCGTGTCGACGAGCTCCATCTTCTCAACCAGGTTGGAGGAGGCAAGGGTTTCTAATATAATCTGCCTCACTTCTTCCTTCTTGATCTGTGCCTTCTTCTTCATTGAGAAGAGCTGCAATGGATAATAAATTGATAAAGGGAAATATCCAGCCACAAGCATGCACCATTTGATTCACATGTGGGCAACAAAACTTCATTGAATCAACATATTTGTGTTTGAAAAATTAGTTTGGAGTCAATATATGCATGGTTTGTTGTATACCATGCTTTGAAATTTGAAGTTCTACTCAAAGTATATGTGggaagaaacaaaagaaaaagtttGCCATGAAAACCACTATTttccttaggccctgtttagttcccaaaaattttccaaaatttttcaagattatctgtcacatgaatctttagacacatgtatggagtattaaatatagataaaaaaataactaattgcacaaatttgcctgtaatttgcgagacgaatcttttgagcctaattagttcatgattgaaaataattgtcaaatacaaacgaaagtgctacagtagccaaactcAAAAATTTTTACCAATTAAACAAGCTGGCCTTATTGTAGCTCTTTAAAATACATTAATATCCATTTAACGACATCATTAACTAGGTAACATATAGCTTGCATCCACTCAGAGCCTGGTTCCAGAAAGCCCAAAATCCAGTACTTTTTGCCAAAGGAACAAAGACGAACATGTGTGTCTCTAAAACGACAGGAAGGGAACAATAATGGCGGCCGGTTTGCGTGTACCTTACCTGTGATGGAGTGCATGGGATGTGGTGGAGGAAGAAGTCACCCCATAGGCTTGGGGTGTATGGCCGGGGCTTGCGCTGCTGCACCTGCGAGATCAGAGCGACGGGGCTGCTGGTGGCCATATGGATCTATCTCAATGCTAAACCCCGAGAGGATGGCTGCCGGGGCTCCCTGGGTAGCTTGGAGGAGATGGCCTTGCCTGGCTTTAATTTATATAGACCCCCGAACTGGAGGAAATGAATAAATCAATAATTCAATACCACTAGTTAAAAACGACTTGCTCGTGAGAGCGAATATTTCAAGGTTAACGCCATTGTTGACTTGTGGTTTCAGCAGTAGCCGATGTTCCTGTTGATAATGAGTGACTCTTTTGATCTTAAGGATATGCCGTCCTTGTCTTGAAAGATACTTATAAAGATAGAGTTTGCATCTATGTATTAGGGTTGAATGTGTGTACGTTGGGATAAACTTGCGTAGTTGCGTTCGTCATGAGTATCTAAGTTGTCCTATAATGAAAAAATACCATTCAATTCAAGCGCGCCCGCGAGAGAAGCATCATTTAATTTACTCAAGTTTTAACAGTCTGCGAACCATGCATATTAAATCTGACAACAACATGTTTTCCGTTATTAGCTTCGTAGACTGCATTACACATGCGACTTCTATAATTTATTGAATAAAGTGATATAGCTTAGGAATAACATAACTTTTATTTCTATGAATTGCAATGGCAGAGAAATATATGTTAAATTATTACAAAATATTATTCCATTCCCGTCAGGTCCCATTAATAAGCGCTAGGTACCTTCGCATCCgctcagctagctagctagcgggGCCAAGGCATGGCTGGCATTGGAGCGATTCGGAAAAATCGTGTGCTGAGTGAGAtagaaacacatggttgtccttttttttttgacaatgcACGGTTGTCCTTTAGATCTTCTGTAACAACAAACACAAGTTGCTTCTTGATGGTCCTACAATATCTCTTGCCCACTTGTGGCAAATATACGTGAGGAAGACATATTTTCCACATGTTCCACGTGACAACGACATATATatttatgtatatgtatatatgtccTCTGAATTTTAGACGTTGTTCACGCATGCATATCTCCCGTCATCGCACTTGTACATAAGTCGGATTAGATGCTCTGGTTTCATTTTTCAGTTTGACAACACTATGATGTTGGATATACGGTGCAGCTTTTACCATGGAAGGCTAATCATGTCTGCTCTCCCCACACTTACTATATGTGCACCCTCATCTTACCACCTCAGGTCATTAAGCAGATTGATAGATTCAGGAAACACTGCATTTGGAGTAAGGGTGACATCAACAGAAAGagtacctatctagtagcatggGAACCAATGTGCAGAACAAAGGAAGAAGGGGGCCTGAACATTGTCAATTTGGAAAACCAAAACTCAGCACTACTCATAAAATTCCTAGATAAGTTCTATAACCATGCTGAAATTCCCTAGGTTCAGTTAACATGGACCAAGCTATACCACAATGAAAACATCCCCCTATACAAAAAGCCCCTGTGGTTATTTCTAGTGGAAAGACATTCTGAAACTTTTTCCCAAAATTCAGGAAATTTGTAGTCTGCAAGCCTGGAAAAGGAAACTCCACTACTCTCTGGTCAGATAAGGACAATTGCTTGAGCCTGTGTTCCCTCAGTTACAATCTTTCTGTAAAAAGAAGCATTGGTCCCTCAAGTACTTTGTCGAAAAGGATCCTGAAACTACCCTCTTCCTACACCTCTGAAATAGCTACTGATCAACTCTCTGAATTAGATGTGCTCGTAACTGATAAGATTGAGGACCCAGAGGCTGATGATTCCTGGGAATATGTTTGGGGTCAAGCCTACTCCTCCAGAAAGACTTATAAACACCTCAAATGACAAGTTGAGGCCTCTCTAGTTTCCTATGGATTTGGAAAGGTGGAAACATGCGGAAAATTCTTTGCTTGGTTGTTGATTAGGGAGAGGTTATGCACAAGGAACCTTCTCAAGAGAAAAAATGCATCTGAATAGCTATTCCTGTGTGCTTTGCCCCCACTGCCCAGAAGAGACCTGCTTCCACCTTTTCTTTGAATGCAGCTTCAGTCTAGCTTGCTGGAATCTCCTAAACATCAATTGGGATACCTCTCTTCAGCCTCTCGATATGTTGATCAAAGCCAGAACAGACTTTGGAAGTCATATCTTCAGAGAAATATTCATCTTAGCTTGCTGGACAATTTGGAGGCTAAGAAATGGCATCATCTTGGACAATAAAGCAACCTCTCTAGTTGATTGGAAAATCCATCTAAAGGAGTACCTTCGCCTGGTTTGTGTCAAGGCTAAGAAGAGATTGCTGAACCTTTGAAAGCTTGGTGCGAGATTAGGCTTTAGTGTTTTCCAGCTTTTTGTTTTGGGCCTTGAAGGCCTTGTTTTTCGTTTCATTCTTGTATTCTTTTGTCTATATTtcaataaaagaaaaaatagaTAGAGGGCTTCCTTGCCGCTTGTGCCAAAAAAATACAAAGGGGTTTCATGCACAGGACTTCGTATGCGCGCTTCTCCTGAACGGAAGTCATGAGGCTCTGGCGTCATTAAGACCCTCTCTGGCTCAAACGAAAGGGGGAGGGTCCGGACGCTACTGGCCTGCTCGCTCAATTTGAGAGGGCCTTGGACACCGCTACCGCGCTATGTAAGGAGGCGTTTGGTTGCTTGCATGCCCTCTAGCCAAGTCCGTCGTATGCAACTCCATTGTGTTTGGTTGCCTATGTGGACCGCCGAGCCAGGCCCATCGCATGCAAAAGGAGCCCTCCGAGCCAGGCGCAAggagaacacaagaattgatcGCATCCTGCAAGCCAGGTTCGTGCCGTGCAGGATTAGTGTAGCTAATGATGTTATTAGCATATAATTAGTGAATATTAAGtgattttaagataaattaagatGGTATAAAGTAAATTAAATCTTATTATGacataatatcataaataattaatattttagtATTTATTTTGACATATTTGCATTACATGATTTATACCTATACGTAGAACTAAACAATGTCTCTTCCGAATCATACTACCTGTATACAAGGAACCAAACAGAAGAGCATACATGTGCTCAGTCTGGCTAAGGTGAGCGAGACTTATGGATACAGCTAGACCAGGCTACATACATGCTgacaaccaaacaggccctgtgTAGCTACACACATGCTAAGCTAAGCGACTTTGAATACGGACCAGGCTACACACGTGCTAAGCGACTTTGGCCGCTCGGTTGCGTCGCTAGGCGCGCTGGCCGCTGCTGTGTCTCTACCTCGCAGGCTAGTGACCGTGTCCGTGGCCGTGGCC
This window of the Sorghum bicolor cultivar BTx623 chromosome 7, Sorghum_bicolor_NCBIv3, whole genome shotgun sequence genome carries:
- the LOC8076542 gene encoding (E)-beta-farnesene synthase, which encodes MATSSPVALISQVQQRKPRPYTPSLWGDFFLHHIPCTPSQLFSMKKKAQIKKEEVRQIILETLASSNLVEKMELVDTLQRIGVDYHYKKEINDLLCYVYNDKDGGSSNLYITSLRFYLLRSLFRYIRSSTTSNVFEKFRDEQGNITSDDISCLLMLYDAAHLRTHGEDILDNIITFNKSRLQSLLLGNLEPQLQEEVQCSLETPRFRRVKRVEARRYISVYEKKATRDGTILEFAKLDYNILQAIYCDELKELTVWWKDFQSQTYLSFARDRMVELHFWMLGVVYEPYYSYSRIMMTKFIVFASLLDDLYDNYSTTMESNTFTMAMQRWDEQTTEQLPAYLKALFINILNTTNKIEEELKLMKNKHADLIKRLVIDTAKFYHAEVEWRDEHYIPTSVEEHLQISTHSSVCMQITNLALISLGDVTTREDVNWALTFPKIIRGACIVGRVGNDIVSHEREQTSEHVTSTVQTCMKEYGVTVEEANEKLRIIIEEAWMDIVEDCLEQKRPMVLLETAINVARTMDFMYKREDAYTLSFSLKDVITSMYVNSV